From one Pseudoalteromonas ulvae UL12 genomic stretch:
- a CDS encoding phosphatidylglycerophosphatase A family protein, with protein sequence MVLQQKIAFNLKKPHQFLALGFGLGLAPKAPGTFGTLAALPFIFATAQASLMVQIALAIFISIVGVWLCAKTAKDVQVHDHPAIVWDEIAGFYITMIGAAISWQSLLVGFVLFRFFDILKPWPIKLLDKKVKGGFGIMIDDVLAGIFSLIIIQALFKVGYLI encoded by the coding sequence ATAGTTTTGCAGCAAAAAATTGCATTTAACCTAAAAAAGCCGCATCAATTTTTGGCATTAGGTTTTGGTTTAGGGCTTGCTCCTAAAGCGCCCGGCACCTTTGGTACCTTAGCAGCCTTACCATTTATATTTGCCACGGCACAGGCTAGTTTAATGGTGCAAATAGCATTAGCTATTTTTATCAGCATAGTTGGCGTGTGGTTGTGCGCAAAAACCGCAAAGGATGTGCAAGTGCATGATCATCCTGCGATCGTGTGGGATGAAATAGCTGGTTTTTACATAACCATGATAGGCGCTGCGATTAGTTGGCAGTCATTACTCGTGGGTTTTGTGTTATTTAGATTTTTTGATATCTTAAAGCCTTGGCCTATCAAGTTACTTGATAAAAAGGTGAAAGGTGGTTTTGGTATTATGATTGATGATGTGCTTGCGGGGATTTTTTCATTAATTATTATTCAAGCCTTATTTAAAGTTGGTTACTTAATCTAA
- a CDS encoding ligand-binding sensor domain-containing diguanylate cyclase: MLTFICLCIFAHSAVAINDYVVKQWSTSDGLASQSVTSIVQDKQGYIWVGTQFGLSRFDGMNFSNFSTSNSDFLQSNSITKLLLDQQGYLWIGTKLGLVRLNPDTFEFTQYNVKGAVHDLLADDEGRIWIAANGLYFYFNDVFMPLNQLLDNNQTMGWPNTNTSRGQHRISRIIGSVSKMALSPDGIWLVNDRTLLRLSYQLSSKSAIKLEVSATISLPESLAQTPVTDLSWLEGNLFLASEAGAFKLDVEDELRPINLPLAINKATYKIMSDPDGALWVSTEGRLLYRDTSSDWEAVDAAELEQTWFSDIIRDRQDNIWLGSSSDGLWQAYKGQVERHSTFAGIKEQIEAVTLSARGELWVASRSGVGYFNDDNEFINQIPYEKLGNAKVSTLHFQGNRLFIGTSKNGAFYWQNGQLNRVPGRALRFNGVNAIEPSPFGLWFGTERGLFRQGFDGVFKSFIYNAKLDSKNITYLIDKGSEVWIGTTKGAYHYNVNGLKQLGQSLALEGANVSSILEAPNNIMFIGTITDGLFYRTAEGVWHQLDASKGLPYGAILSLYYDQTMDRVWVSNLKGVYRMPLSQFSSQVENVQVELVINSLDRKFDGKLSQCCAGKGQSAVMSTGSSLWYPSLQGLVAIPKNIELFGDTELSPMIESISSEQGITPVNNQQETLSLDQRDLTINYTAIDFYAPNSLEFRYKLVNFDDTWRIANKRREAIYTNLPPGVFTFELEVKRQSMTWDNSVKTRFTFEIAKRFDETVYFRLLIVSLFISLLYVSFLLYRSQERRKQAELEKLVEARTHELTETNSKLNQANSQLKQVSHSDELTGLRSRRFLFDQLPKDIEHYQRNRQSLEEQGKALALVILNLDDFSRINDAYGPISGDSCLQQVATLLNSKTQGSDYVVRWSGDEFLLLLRDMRRNAIDDYVKNLCRAISEHQFKLPNGKSIQLTSSLGWAFYPLPLVGGQIIGWETSINLADLALHKVKEKGRNGVATFTFDEQLDAFEFEDSEMIETQLTHLLTSNLATLQLWMQERWTMNV; this comes from the coding sequence CTGCTCACTTTTATTTGCTTATGTATTTTTGCACACAGCGCTGTAGCAATTAATGATTATGTCGTTAAACAGTGGAGTACAAGTGACGGTCTAGCATCACAATCAGTAACGAGTATCGTTCAAGACAAACAAGGTTACATCTGGGTAGGCACTCAGTTTGGCTTAAGCCGATTTGATGGCATGAATTTTAGTAATTTCAGTACATCTAACTCGGACTTCCTGCAAAGCAACTCCATCACTAAGCTATTACTTGATCAACAAGGTTATCTGTGGATTGGCACTAAGCTTGGCTTGGTTCGTCTAAATCCAGATACCTTTGAATTCACCCAATATAATGTAAAAGGCGCGGTTCATGATTTATTAGCCGATGATGAAGGCCGGATCTGGATTGCGGCCAATGGCCTGTATTTTTATTTCAATGATGTGTTTATGCCTCTCAATCAATTGCTTGATAATAATCAAACTATGGGTTGGCCAAATACAAACACATCTCGTGGGCAGCATCGCATTAGCCGAATTATTGGCTCGGTGAGTAAAATGGCGCTGTCGCCAGATGGGATATGGTTAGTTAATGATCGAACCTTACTGCGACTTTCTTATCAGTTGAGCTCTAAATCGGCGATTAAACTAGAAGTGTCAGCCACAATTAGCCTCCCTGAAAGCTTAGCGCAAACTCCTGTCACTGACTTAAGCTGGCTTGAAGGTAATTTATTCTTAGCATCTGAAGCTGGGGCATTTAAGCTCGATGTGGAAGATGAACTCAGACCGATTAATTTACCGCTCGCGATTAATAAAGCCACTTATAAAATCATGAGCGATCCTGATGGCGCGCTGTGGGTCTCTACTGAAGGACGGCTGTTATACCGTGATACTTCGAGTGATTGGGAAGCTGTTGATGCCGCAGAGTTAGAGCAAACATGGTTCAGCGATATTATCCGTGACCGCCAAGATAATATTTGGCTTGGCAGCTCAAGCGATGGTTTATGGCAGGCTTATAAAGGTCAGGTCGAGCGTCATAGCACGTTTGCGGGTATCAAAGAACAAATAGAAGCCGTTACTCTCTCTGCTCGAGGCGAGCTTTGGGTCGCAAGTCGCTCTGGGGTTGGTTATTTTAATGATGATAATGAGTTTATCAATCAGATCCCTTATGAGAAGTTAGGAAACGCCAAAGTCAGTACCTTGCACTTTCAGGGAAATCGATTATTCATAGGTACCTCTAAAAATGGTGCATTTTATTGGCAAAATGGTCAATTGAACCGAGTGCCCGGTAGGGCGCTGCGTTTTAATGGTGTCAATGCCATTGAGCCGAGTCCATTTGGATTGTGGTTTGGTACCGAGCGAGGGTTATTTCGCCAAGGCTTTGATGGTGTCTTTAAATCATTTATTTATAATGCCAAGCTGGACAGTAAAAATATTACTTATTTGATTGATAAGGGTAGCGAAGTTTGGATTGGCACGACCAAAGGTGCATACCATTACAACGTAAATGGATTAAAGCAGTTAGGTCAATCATTAGCGCTTGAAGGGGCGAATGTCAGTAGTATTCTTGAAGCGCCGAATAATATTATGTTCATCGGCACGATCACTGATGGCTTGTTTTATCGGACTGCTGAAGGGGTTTGGCATCAACTCGATGCTTCAAAAGGCCTTCCTTATGGTGCAATTTTAAGCCTTTATTATGATCAAACAATGGATCGAGTGTGGGTGAGTAACCTTAAGGGCGTGTATCGTATGCCTTTGTCTCAATTTTCAAGCCAAGTCGAAAATGTTCAAGTCGAGCTAGTCATTAACTCTCTAGACCGTAAATTTGACGGAAAGCTGAGCCAATGCTGCGCCGGAAAAGGGCAAAGTGCAGTGATGTCTACTGGCTCATCACTATGGTACCCAAGCTTACAAGGCTTAGTCGCCATTCCTAAAAATATTGAATTATTTGGCGACACAGAGCTGTCGCCGATGATAGAAAGTATTTCTTCTGAGCAGGGAATAACGCCAGTTAATAACCAGCAAGAGACATTATCGCTCGATCAGCGAGATTTAACCATCAATTATACAGCAATTGATTTTTATGCGCCTAATAGCCTGGAGTTTAGGTACAAGCTGGTTAATTTTGACGATACATGGCGCATAGCCAATAAACGCAGAGAAGCCATTTATACCAATTTACCCCCTGGAGTGTTTACGTTTGAACTCGAAGTAAAGCGACAAAGTATGACGTGGGATAACAGCGTGAAAACTCGTTTTACTTTTGAGATAGCCAAACGATTTGATGAAACGGTTTATTTTCGCTTATTGATAGTGAGCTTGTTTATTTCTTTATTGTACGTTAGCTTTTTACTTTATCGCTCACAAGAAAGAAGAAAACAAGCTGAACTCGAAAAGCTCGTTGAAGCACGCACCCATGAGTTAACTGAAACAAATAGCAAGCTGAACCAAGCTAACTCACAACTTAAGCAAGTGAGTCATTCAGATGAGCTTACAGGCCTAAGAAGCCGACGTTTTTTATTCGATCAATTGCCTAAAGATATTGAGCATTATCAACGAAATCGTCAAAGCCTTGAGGAGCAAGGGAAAGCACTGGCATTAGTGATTTTGAACTTGGATGATTTTAGTCGGATCAACGATGCCTACGGCCCTATTTCTGGAGATAGCTGCTTACAGCAAGTCGCCACCTTACTCAACAGTAAAACCCAAGGCTCAGATTATGTGGTGCGATGGAGTGGCGATGAGTTCTTACTGCTATTACGGGATATGCGCCGCAATGCGATTGATGATTATGTGAAAAATTTGTGCCGTGCGATTTCAGAGCACCAATTTAAACTTCCAAATGGTAAGTCAATTCAACTTACGTCTTCGCTTGGTTGGGCTTTTTATCCTCTACCTTTAGTCGGTGGGCAAATTATTGGCTGGGAAACATCGATTAATTTAGCGGATCTTGCTTTACATAAAGTAAAAGAAAAAGGTCGTAATGGTGTCGCGACATTCACGTTTGATGAGCAGCTTGACGCATTTGAATTTGAAGATAGTGAAATGATAGAGACGCAGCTGACCCATCTGCTCACTAGTAATTTAGCGACGCTACAATTGTGGATGCAAGAACGTTGGACGATGAACGTTTAG